In Deinococcus aquiradiocola, the genomic window ATTCGTAATCAGTAGGTCGTCGGTTCAAATCCGACCTCTGGCTCCAACAAGAAACGTCCTCCCGGAGGGCGTTTTTTTTGTTTTTCCGCCCCACGTCGCCTGCCGTGCGCGTGGGGATTTCGTGAAGGTCACCTGCGTTCCGGTGCGGGGCGCGCGTGTGGCAGCATGTCGTCACGGTATGCGTTCAGGAATGCAGGTTCAGGTGGCGTGCGTGGGTGGCCGGGCGGCCCGCGCGGGAGCGGCGTGAGGTCCGGCGCGGGCGGCGCGGCCCTGCCGGGCGCGTCGCGGGACGTGCTGGAGGCCTGCGCGGCCGTGCAGGCCCGCTACCGGGTGGACACGGCGCTGGTGACGCAGCCGGAACCGAATTTCCTGGAGCTGTACGCGGCGGCGAAACGCTCGGCGGGCATGTTTCAGGGGCTGGTCGAGGCGTTCGGCGCGCAGGTGGGGTTCGTGGCGCAGTGCCGTCCGGGCGGCGTGAAGAGCCTGGACCGCATCGTGGAGAAGTACCAGGGGTCCGACCGGAACCTGCCGCTGGACATGCTGGCCGGGAAGGTGGTCGTGCCGACCCTGCTGGACCTGTACCGCGTGGCGCTTCAGGTGGGCGACGCCTTCGACGTGGTGGGCTTCCGGGACCGGGTGCGTCACCCGCAGAGCAGCGGGTACCGGGACCTGCACTTCATCGTGGACGTGGGCGGGCACTACGCGGAGCTGAAGGTCATGCACACCTTCTTCGACCGGGTGGACCTGTACGAGCACCGCCTGTACGAGATCCGGCGCGCCCTGGAACTCGGCGCGGAAGTGGTCACGCTGGGCGGCCCGGACGTGTACCCGGTGCTGGCGTCGGTGGAGCCGCTGGTGCTGGACACGCTGGAGAACACGAGCCGGGAACTGTTCGCGCGGGCGTGGCAGATGGTGCTGGGCCGCGAGGCGGGCGAGGGGCCGACCGTCACGTACTACCTGCTGGGGCAGGTGCCGGTCAAGATGGAGGAACGGCCCGGCGAGGGCGTGTCGCTCGTCGCGTACGACCCGTCGCGCGGCGGGTACGTGGCGGACGCGCGGTACTACAGCGACATCAAGCGCGAGGACCGCGAACCGGTGAGCGTCATCACGGAAGCGGAATTTCTGCGGCAGGTGGAGCACCTGCGGCAGTCCGGGCAGGACTGAACCCGGGGCGCACCGGATTCCTGGCGTTCAGCCGGAGTGGGCGGGCGGTTCTTGCCCCGTGGTGCGAGTCGGGCGTCAGGTGCGGGGGAGGGTGAAGCTGAAGGTGGCGCCCTCCCCCTGAGTTCCTTCGGCATGGACGCGCCCGCCGTGGCGGGTGACGATGCGGCGCACGTTCGCGAGCCCGATACCGACCCCCTCGAACTCCTCCTGGCTGTGCAGGCGCTGGAACACCCCGAAGAGCTTGCTGGCGTACTGCGGGTTGAAGCCCACGCCGTTGTCGCGCACGTGGACGGTCCACTCGCGGTCCGTGCCGTCCGCCCAGACCTCGATGCGGGCCGGGTCGCGCGGCTGCGTGTACTTGAGGGCGTTGGTGAGGAGGTTGACGAGCACCTGCCGCAGCATGGCGTGGTCGCCCATCACGGTGGGGAGGGGACGCGCCTCCCACTGGACGTGGCGGCCGTTCATTTCCGGTGCGAGTTCCTGCCGCACGGCGTCCAGCATGGCGTTCAGGTCGACGGGCTGCATCCTGAGCGGCTGCCGGGACGTGCGTGACAGTTCCAGCATGGTGTCGATCAACGTGTTCATGCGTCCGGCGGACTGGTCGACCACGTCGAGGTAACGGACGGCCTTGCTGTCGAGGTCGCTGTGCTGCAGGCTGCGGCGCAGCAGGCTGTTGAAGCCGAGGATATGCCGCACGGGGGTCCGCAGGTCGTGCGAGACGCTGTACGCGAACGCTTCGAGTTCCTCGTTCGCGGCGCGCAGTCCGGCGTTGCTGTGCTCCAGTTCGCGGGAGCGTTCCGCGAGCTGAGAGATGCTCTGCGCGCGTTCCAGCGCGAGGCTCAGGCTGCGCAGCACGCCCTCCAGCACGGTGCGGTCGGTGGCGGTCCAGCGGCGCGGCCCGAACTGGATGATGCCGAACACGCCGATGCAGTGCCCGTCGAGCCGCAGGGGAACGGTGGCGGTCGCGCCGACCGTGTGCTTCGTTTCGTCCAGCGCGTCCGTGCCGGTGTCGTAGGCGTCCTGGTAGAGCGCCTCCCCGGTCCGCCAGGGGCGCAGGAGGTTCTCGGTCCGTTCGAAGTCCAGTCCGGCGTCCACGGCGGCCTGCAGGGCGGGGTTGCGCATGCTGCCCACCTGCGAACGCAGGCGCCACACCGGCCCGTCAGGCTCGTAGTACACGGCGAACCCGTCGTCGAGCAGCGACAGCACGACCGCCTGCGCACGCTGCACCAGGGCGTACCGGTCGCCCTGAATGCCGAGTTCGTTCGTGAGCTGCGCGAAGGCCTCCAGCGCCTCCATGCGGCGTTCGGCCTCCTGCTGCCGGTCCTGCAGGCGTTCGGCGAGCGCGATCCGGTCGTGCAGCAGCGAGAAGCTGCGCCCGATGGCGGACACCAGCGTCCGTTCGCGGTCCGTCCAGGGGCGGCGGTCGGGGCCACTCACGCTGAGGACGGCCGTCACCTCGTGGTGCTGCTGCAGCGGGTACAGCGCGAGGGGACGGCCGGACGGGTGGTCGCGGCCCTCCACGAACAGCGGGCAGCGTTCCGTCAGGAGCCGTGCGATCGGCAGGCTGTCCGGGAGCAGCGGCACGGTGAGGGGCGCGCTGACCGTCCCGATCTGCTGGCGGAGCGTCCAGCCGTCCGGGGCGCGGTCGTAGAAGGCGGCGCCGCTGCCCGGCAGGAGGGCCTGCAGGGTCTGCAGCACCTCGCGGATCAGGGTGCCGAGGTCCTGAATGCTGCCGGTCGCCTCCATGAAGCGCACGAAAGCCGCCTGCGCGCGCACCTCCTCCTCGTGCCGCTGCGCCTGCTCGGCCTGCCCGAGCGCGAGTTCCAGGCTGCCCACCAGCGTTTCCAGCACGGCCCGGTCCGTGCGGGTCCACGCGTGCGGGCCGGGCAGCGTGACGCTCAGCACACCGAGCGGTTCGCCTGCCACCCGGACGGGCAGCGCCGCGACCGCGCCGCGCGGCCCGTCCGGCGCGTACGTGGGGGTGGCGGGCAGCCCTGCCCGGGTCGGCGCTTCCTGAAAGCTGGCCGAACTGCCGGGCAGCAGGGACAGCGCCACGCCCTGCGCCCGCCCGATCAGCGCGGGCGGGTCCGGCTGCGTGCCGAGGTCCGATGTGAGCCGCGCGAAGGCCTCCAGGGTGCTCGTGCGGGCCTCCAGTTCCGCGTTCTTCTGCACGAGCGCGTCCGCCTGCGCGGCCCGTTCGAGCGCCAGCGTCAGCCCGCGCCCCACCGCGCGGAACACGTCCTGGTCCCGTTCCTCCCACAGTTCGGCATGCTTCAGGCCCACCACCAGCATGGCGCGCACCGCGTCCCGGTGCAGCAGCGGGTACACGGCGACCGCCTCGTACGCCTCGCTGCCCTCGACCCCTTCGCGCACGGCGTCCCAGCGGCTCACGAACACGGCCTGCCGCGTCAGCAGCGCGTCCCGGAAGACCGGCGTCCCGAGCGGCAGTCCGGCCTGCACGCGCCGCAGCAGTGCGGGGTCATCCTGCATGTCGTCCGTGTGCACGCGCAGCTTCCAGAGGTCGTCCTCCAGCGCGTAGTACCCGCTGCTGCACTCCGGGAAACGCAGCTTCAGGAACTCCACCGCCTGACGCGCCAGAACGCGCACGTCGAGTTCCGTCCCGGCCGCTTCCGTGAACGCCGAGAGGGCCAGCTGCGCGCGCGTCGCCTGCTCCAGCTGCCGGGCGCGGGCCTGCACGCGCGACTCCAGCTCGTGCGTCAGGAAGGTCCGGCCGAGCGCGATGCTGCACTGCGCGCTCAGCGTCCGCAGGAAACGGCGTTCCTCGGGCGGGAACTCGTGCGGCGCGGCGAAATCCAGCACGATGACGCCCAGTCCCGCGCCGTCCAGCACGAGCGGCAGCACCGCCACCGCGAGGGCCGCCTCGCCGTCCATGCGCCGCTCCAGCTGCGGGTACGCGGCGCGCAACTCCTGCGTCTCCCGGAAGAACACGCCCTGATGCTGCTCCAGCACCGAGCGGATCAGGTCGTTGCGCGCGAGGGCCGTGTCCCGCCACAGGGTACGCTCCGCGAGCGGCGCACCGAGCGTCGCGCCGCGCCGCAGCTGCCGCCCGTCGCCCTCCAGCAGCAGGACCGTGCACGTGAGCGCCCCGAGCGCCTCCAGCGCGGGCCGCAGGACCGTCCCGAACACCTCCTCCCGCGAGCGGGCACCGGCGAGCGCCTCGGTCGTGTCCTGCAGGCGCTCGCTGAGCGGCGGGCCGGGAGAGAGGGCGGGCGACTCGGGCATACCGTCAGCTTAGCCTTCCCCCCTGACACGGACCTTTACCTTTACCTTGCTTTGTGCTGACGTTGTGGCTTCCGGCACGCACGGGGGGACCCGCGTTCAGCCCGGCTCGCCCGCCGCGCGCTCCGCGTGACACACCAGCACGTGCGCGCGCAGCACCTCCGACACGCTCCACGCCTGGAACGCGCAGCCGCCCGGCGTGAGCGTGTCGCCGCTGAACACCTCGCTCACCGACCCCAGCCCCGCCTCCCACAGGTGCGCGACCAGCCCGTCCAGCGCCGCGCGCGCCTCCGCCACCCGGCCGCGCCGCAGCAGCAGCTCCACGTACGCGCCCAGCGGCCACGGCCACACCGTGCCCTGATGGTACGCCGCGTCCCGCACGAGCTGCGACCCGCCATAATTCCCCAGGTAACGCGGGTCGCTGACGGCCAGCGTCCGCAACCCCAGCGGCGTCAGCAGTTCCCGGCCTGCCGTGAGCAGCGCCGCGTCCAGCTGCTCCGGCACGGCGGGCGTGTCCGGCAACGCCAGCGCCAGCAGCGCGTTCGGGCGAATGGTCGGGTCCGCGCGCCCGTCCGACGTGAGGCTGTCGTACAGGTACGCGCCCTCCTCGTTCCACAGCTGCAGGAACGCCGCGCGCGCCCGCAGCACCTCCGCCGAGTACGCGGGTTCCTGGACCAGCGCCTGACTGAGCCGCGACTCGGCCGCCAGCGCCGCCAGCCACAACGCCTGAATCTCCACCGGCTTCCCGTGACGCGGCGTCACCACCCAGTCGTGAATCTTGACGTCCATCCACGTGAGCTGCACGCCCACCTCGCCGGCCAGCAGCAGCCCGTCCTGCGGGTCCGCACGAATCCCGAACTCGGTGCCCTGCAGGTGCGCGCGCAGGATCTCACGCACGCTGTCCAGGTGCCGCCGTGCGAAGTCCGCGTCGCTGCTGGCGCGCAGGTACCGTTCCAGCGCCACGATCAGCCACAGCGCGCCGTCCACCGTGTTGTACCCGGCGCCGCTGCCGTCGTCGTGGAAGTTGTTGGGCGTCAGGCCGCCCCGCAGGTGGTCCAGGAACGTCGTGAGGAGCTGCCGCGCCTCGTCCAGCCGTCCCGTCACGAGCGTCAGGCCCGTCAGGGCGATCATGCTGTCGCGTCCCCAGTCCGCGAACCACGGGTAGCCCGCGATGACGCTCAGCGTCCGGACCGGTTCGCCCGCCAGGCCGGATACGGGGGCGGGGGTGTCTGGCCGTGCGGGAGGCGTGGGGGCCGCGCCCTGATCGTCCACGAGCAGCTCGTCCTCATGGGCGTCCCGCTCCGGCGTCTGCCCCGCCATCGTGGCCTGCGCCGTCACCTCCTGCGGTTCCGCCTCCGCCTGAACGTCGGGCCGGGCGGGCGAGGGCGTCGCCTGCCGCTCCACCAGGAAGCTGTCGGCACTCAGGGCCAGGGTCGCCGTCACGCTGTCCTGCACGCCCGTCGCGCCGAAGGTCTGCGCGATCAGCGCGTGCCGCCGCCGCGTCTCCTGCGCGTGCGCCGCCCACGGGTCACCCACCCGCGCAGGCTCGCCCACCACCAGCGCCAGCCGC contains:
- a CDS encoding RelA/SpoT domain-containing protein, with protein sequence MRGWPGGPRGSGVRSGAGGAALPGASRDVLEACAAVQARYRVDTALVTQPEPNFLELYAAAKRSAGMFQGLVEAFGAQVGFVAQCRPGGVKSLDRIVEKYQGSDRNLPLDMLAGKVVVPTLLDLYRVALQVGDAFDVVGFRDRVRHPQSSGYRDLHFIVDVGGHYAELKVMHTFFDRVDLYEHRLYEIRRALELGAEVVTLGGPDVYPVLASVEPLVLDTLENTSRELFARAWQMVLGREAGEGPTVTYYLLGQVPVKMEERPGEGVSLVAYDPSRGGYVADARYYSDIKREDREPVSVITEAEFLRQVEHLRQSGQD
- a CDS encoding GAF domain-containing protein, translating into MPESPALSPGPPLSERLQDTTEALAGARSREEVFGTVLRPALEALGALTCTVLLLEGDGRQLRRGATLGAPLAERTLWRDTALARNDLIRSVLEQHQGVFFRETQELRAAYPQLERRMDGEAALAVAVLPLVLDGAGLGVIVLDFAAPHEFPPEERRFLRTLSAQCSIALGRTFLTHELESRVQARARQLEQATRAQLALSAFTEAAGTELDVRVLARQAVEFLKLRFPECSSGYYALEDDLWKLRVHTDDMQDDPALLRRVQAGLPLGTPVFRDALLTRQAVFVSRWDAVREGVEGSEAYEAVAVYPLLHRDAVRAMLVVGLKHAELWEERDQDVFRAVGRGLTLALERAAQADALVQKNAELEARTSTLEAFARLTSDLGTQPDPPALIGRAQGVALSLLPGSSASFQEAPTRAGLPATPTYAPDGPRGAVAALPVRVAGEPLGVLSVTLPGPHAWTRTDRAVLETLVGSLELALGQAEQAQRHEEEVRAQAAFVRFMEATGSIQDLGTLIREVLQTLQALLPGSGAAFYDRAPDGWTLRQQIGTVSAPLTVPLLPDSLPIARLLTERCPLFVEGRDHPSGRPLALYPLQQHHEVTAVLSVSGPDRRPWTDRERTLVSAIGRSFSLLHDRIALAERLQDRQQEAERRMEALEAFAQLTNELGIQGDRYALVQRAQAVVLSLLDDGFAVYYEPDGPVWRLRSQVGSMRNPALQAAVDAGLDFERTENLLRPWRTGEALYQDAYDTGTDALDETKHTVGATATVPLRLDGHCIGVFGIIQFGPRRWTATDRTVLEGVLRSLSLALERAQSISQLAERSRELEHSNAGLRAANEELEAFAYSVSHDLRTPVRHILGFNSLLRRSLQHSDLDSKAVRYLDVVDQSAGRMNTLIDTMLELSRTSRQPLRMQPVDLNAMLDAVRQELAPEMNGRHVQWEARPLPTVMGDHAMLRQVLVNLLTNALKYTQPRDPARIEVWADGTDREWTVHVRDNGVGFNPQYASKLFGVFQRLHSQEEFEGVGIGLANVRRIVTRHGGRVHAEGTQGEGATFSFTLPRT
- a CDS encoding amylo-alpha-1,6-glucosidase, which gives rise to MTSPAAPLPPIYSHRLGPQEARDLSREVLLADGLGGFALSSPAGVPTRCYSGLAQSLRPPVQRQTMFITALETLEVAGRRYALHAFEVAPGTLEGDGLNLLSHVDLNDLLPTRVQLAGGVRVSRTSFVPHRSGTLVQLYEIDAPQDVTLTLGALLTHRDMHAVCTVTPKLEFLRAGADVTVSGSGEGAHLIGLRVFTPAGAAEGLRPQPVPQRLHYRLDTARGAPDTDRAVSTDLWRVMVPAGRQRLALVVGEPARVGDPWAAHAQETRRRHALIAQTFGATGVQDSVTATLALSADSFLVERQATPSPARPDVQAEAEPQEVTAQATMAGQTPERDAHEDELLVDDQGAAPTPPARPDTPAPVSGLAGEPVRTLSVIAGYPWFADWGRDSMIALTGLTLVTGRLDEARQLLTTFLDHLRGGLTPNNFHDDGSGAGYNTVDGALWLIVALERYLRASSDADFARRHLDSVREILRAHLQGTEFGIRADPQDGLLLAGEVGVQLTWMDVKIHDWVVTPRHGKPVEIQALWLAALAAESRLSQALVQEPAYSAEVLRARAAFLQLWNEEGAYLYDSLTSDGRADPTIRPNALLALALPDTPAVPEQLDAALLTAGRELLTPLGLRTLAVSDPRYLGNYGGSQLVRDAAYHQGTVWPWPLGAYVELLLRRGRVAEARAALDGLVAHLWEAGLGSVSEVFSGDTLTPGGCAFQAWSVSEVLRAHVLVCHAERAAGEPG